Proteins encoded together in one Chitinophaga sp. LS1 window:
- a CDS encoding flagellar motor protein MotB, whose translation MKLRIILLAVSLPVLLFSCVGTKKYKASEARYVSLSEKYTALQGQLQDCQRSLRDSTAAFEHRRNITDERTEGLKKNNNELLDQLKNLSVISNSQAESIKKSLDNIGAKDAYIQDLQSAIAKKDSLNMALVMNLKGAIGDLNDQDINIKVDKGVVYIDISDKLLFESGSYDITARAKEVLGKVAKVLNNQPNIEFLVEGHTDTNPYKKGVLLDNWDLSVKRATAVTRVLQNDYAINPARITAAGRSEYVPVANNDTPEGRAANRRTRIVILPQLDQFFKLLEKKQ comes from the coding sequence ATGAAACTAAGGATCATATTGTTGGCAGTATCGTTGCCTGTATTATTGTTTTCCTGTGTAGGTACAAAGAAGTACAAGGCTTCGGAGGCCCGCTATGTTTCTCTGAGTGAGAAATATACTGCACTGCAGGGACAATTACAGGATTGCCAGCGTAGTCTTCGTGATTCCACTGCTGCTTTTGAACATCGCAGGAATATCACAGACGAACGTACAGAAGGGCTGAAAAAGAACAACAACGAACTGCTTGATCAGCTGAAAAACCTGTCTGTGATCAGTAATTCACAGGCTGAAAGCATCAAGAAATCATTGGATAATATTGGCGCAAAAGATGCCTACATCCAGGACCTGCAGTCAGCGATTGCTAAGAAGGACTCCCTCAACATGGCATTGGTTATGAACCTGAAAGGGGCTATCGGCGATCTGAATGACCAGGACATCAACATTAAAGTTGATAAGGGTGTGGTTTACATAGACATCTCTGACAAACTGCTGTTTGAAAGTGGTAGCTATGACATCACTGCACGTGCAAAAGAAGTATTGGGTAAAGTGGCCAAAGTGCTGAATAATCAGCCAAACATCGAGTTCCTCGTAGAAGGTCATACTGATACCAACCCATACAAGAAAGGCGTACTGCTGGACAACTGGGATCTGAGTGTGAAGAGAGCGACTGCTGTAACCCGTGTTTTACAAAACGATTACGCAATCAATCCAGCACGTATCACTGCTGCCGGACGTAGTGAATATGTTCCAGTAGCTAACAATGATACACCGGAAGGACGAGCTGCCAACCGTAGAACAAGGATTGTGATCCTGCCGCAACTGGATCAGTTCTTCAAGTTGTTAGAAAAGAAGCAATAA
- a CDS encoding alpha-L-fucosidase, with protein sequence MKQQFFSRLLAGVLCLSPAILSAQSKSLSTLQQQFVDLRFGMFIHFNIPTFMDQDWPDPETPATAFNPTKLDCNQWATTAKAANMSYGCLTTKHHSGFCIWDTKTTDYNVMNSPLKRDVVKEYVTAFRAKGLKVMLYYSILDTHHKLRPHGITRQDIEMIKAQLTELLTNYGEITALIIDGWDAPWSRISYEDVPFDDIYHLVKTLQPNCLLMDLNAAKYPTDALFYTDIKSYEQGAGQHISKESNQLPALSCLPINQNWFWKKSFPTTPVKDPVKLVNDNLVQLNKAWCNFILNVAPNREGLIDDNAVAALTQMGKMWKPAGPLPALPKGAAPITAQNFAKFQYSNSSWSDDMNIMDFANDDNFLTSWQSNAEVKQPWYEVDFDREKDFNMVTIVEDGDHIKKYQLEYNDGGVWKPLPAGVQQGRVRIHRFDAVRGGKVRIKIEESSAPPAIAELGVYDERK encoded by the coding sequence ATGAAGCAACAATTCTTTTCCCGCTTACTGGCAGGGGTACTGTGTTTGTCACCAGCCATTTTAAGCGCACAATCAAAATCGTTATCCACACTACAGCAACAATTTGTTGATCTGCGGTTCGGTATGTTCATCCACTTCAACATTCCTACTTTCATGGATCAGGACTGGCCTGACCCTGAAACGCCTGCTACTGCTTTCAATCCGACTAAACTGGATTGTAACCAGTGGGCTACAACTGCCAAAGCCGCGAATATGTCTTATGGTTGCCTGACTACAAAACACCATAGTGGTTTCTGTATATGGGATACAAAGACAACGGATTACAATGTTATGAATAGTCCGCTGAAGCGTGACGTCGTAAAGGAATATGTAACCGCATTCAGGGCAAAAGGATTGAAAGTGATGTTGTACTATTCCATTTTAGATACACATCATAAATTGCGTCCCCACGGCATTACACGTCAGGATATTGAAATGATCAAAGCGCAACTCACAGAATTACTCACCAATTACGGAGAGATCACAGCTTTGATTATAGATGGATGGGATGCACCGTGGTCACGCATATCTTACGAAGATGTACCGTTTGATGATATCTACCATCTGGTAAAGACACTGCAACCAAACTGTCTGCTCATGGACCTGAATGCAGCGAAATATCCGACAGATGCACTGTTCTACACAGATATCAAATCTTATGAGCAGGGTGCCGGTCAGCACATCTCAAAAGAAAGTAATCAACTGCCTGCATTGTCCTGTTTGCCAATTAATCAGAACTGGTTCTGGAAAAAAAGTTTCCCAACTACACCCGTGAAAGATCCTGTAAAATTGGTCAATGATAACCTGGTTCAATTGAATAAAGCATGGTGTAACTTCATCCTGAATGTAGCACCTAACCGTGAAGGGTTGATTGATGATAATGCAGTTGCTGCATTGACACAGATGGGAAAGATGTGGAAACCGGCAGGTCCGTTACCTGCTTTACCAAAAGGTGCAGCACCCATTACTGCACAAAACTTTGCGAAGTTCCAGTACAGTAATTCCAGCTGGAGTGATGATATGAATATCATGGACTTTGCAAATGATGATAACTTCCTTACCAGCTGGCAGTCAAATGCTGAGGTGAAACAACCTTGGTATGAAGTGGATTTTGACAGAGAGAAGGATTTTAATATGGTGACGATTGTAGAAGATGGCGACCATATTAAGAAGTACCAGTTGGAATATAACGATGGTGGTGTATGGAAACCCTTACCAGCAGGTGTGCAACAGGGGCGTGTGAGAATACACAGATTTGATGCTGTAAGAGGTGGAAAAGTCAGAATAAAAATTGAAGAAAGTAGCGCGCCCCCTGCAATAGCAGAATTGGGTGTGTATGATGAAAGGAAATAA
- a CDS encoding TonB-dependent receptor, translated as MEKQGRRVMALLLPFMCCVLILLSCLQSFAATIPITGKVTDEKGQPLPGVSVQLKGTGTGVSTGTDGTFSINVPDQYAVLVFSYVGYGKQEVPVGGQKHLTVKLASSESALSEVVVVGYGTQQKGNILGAVTTMPVGNLIEKPLGRAEQALIGQMPGVQVKQQTGMPGQGLSITIRGSGSVTAGTEPLYVVDGFPLDVVSNNGSGGFTASPLNNLNPNDIESIQVLKDAAAGAIYGSRAANGVVIITTKRGQSGKAKIAFNATTGLSKINRKTDVLSADEWVKMATEVANTNWVASGSGRSATQTNAERASILGLASGVVNTSYMTDDRWAEPGHPGLTYIDWQDEIFRTAPFGNYEVSASGGTDNVHYFISGNYLDQDGTVINSSFKNYGARANVEANVGKHVKVGLNLAPSYSENHAPDAEGKDNQVMKALQMVPVVESTAGNMTGAGGLSTYTWASAKLISPYAYLKKVTSLVKTTRLLGSMYGQYEIIPGLVLKSTINLDQMNLTTKRYIPDDVVVGAATELVTNPGKNASGSYGGYLKQNFINENTLTYSKTIAGKHNISAVLGESYNKVHYETFTIATAGGFANDIIQTLNNAIPNSSGVTTTGSTTETNNVLYSWFGRVQYDYAGKYLVTASLRKDASSRFGADSRWGTFPSASIGWRLSEEPFLKSVSFINDLKVRVSWGKSGNNNIGDYGSIPTLTSATYSFGGNSATAATGQVVSGLANPNLKWETSSTWNAGIDGSFLRSRLNVIVDVYRKKNTDLLLNLPVVGASGFTTSLQNIGAVQNQGLEIGVNSVNVRLKKFEWSTNANIAFNQNKVLELGADGEPIEISSAYSGSNAPYLLKKGLPLFSYYVTKVNGLLTQADIDNSSVARVSKERVGDAKYYDANGDGAITSADRVVYGQPNPKYTWGLTNTFKYKDFDLGVTIYGQHGGSILSYLGRAIDFSGSTTANTLGVWRDRYTDDNQNFSAPRGKAASTYTVPNVTSDWIYSTDFWRIQNITLGYNLKHILRTSAISSARITASLQNWFGHDKYKGGANPEAQNTNTSGNTSYSLPGDYGAVPLSKSAVIGLNVTF; from the coding sequence ATGGAAAAACAAGGAAGGCGCGTAATGGCTCTGCTATTGCCATTCATGTGCTGTGTATTAATCCTGCTTAGCTGCTTACAATCCTTTGCAGCAACGATTCCTATTACAGGTAAAGTGACAGATGAAAAAGGACAACCACTACCAGGTGTAAGCGTGCAGCTCAAAGGCACCGGCACAGGGGTTTCTACCGGTACGGACGGTACTTTCTCTATCAATGTACCTGACCAGTATGCAGTACTGGTATTCTCCTATGTAGGCTATGGCAAACAGGAAGTGCCTGTAGGTGGTCAGAAACATCTTACCGTAAAACTCGCTTCTTCAGAAAGTGCATTGAGCGAAGTGGTGGTAGTAGGTTATGGTACCCAGCAAAAAGGAAACATCTTAGGTGCAGTGACGACCATGCCCGTGGGCAACCTGATCGAAAAACCCTTGGGTAGAGCAGAACAGGCACTGATAGGACAAATGCCCGGTGTACAGGTAAAACAACAGACAGGTATGCCCGGTCAGGGTCTGAGCATCACGATACGTGGTAGCGGATCTGTAACTGCCGGTACTGAACCACTCTATGTAGTAGATGGGTTCCCGCTGGATGTAGTAAGCAATAATGGCTCCGGTGGTTTTACCGCCAGTCCGCTCAATAACCTGAATCCAAATGATATTGAAAGTATACAGGTGTTGAAAGACGCTGCTGCCGGTGCCATTTATGGTTCCCGCGCAGCCAATGGTGTTGTGATCATCACCACTAAAAGAGGGCAGTCAGGTAAAGCAAAGATCGCTTTCAATGCAACAACCGGTTTAAGTAAAATAAATCGTAAGACAGATGTACTGAGTGCTGATGAGTGGGTGAAGATGGCGACAGAAGTAGCGAATACCAACTGGGTAGCATCCGGCTCCGGCAGAAGTGCGACACAGACAAATGCAGAACGTGCTTCTATCTTAGGTCTGGCAAGTGGTGTCGTGAACACTTCGTATATGACAGATGATCGTTGGGCAGAACCTGGTCATCCCGGTTTGACATATATTGACTGGCAGGATGAGATATTCAGAACGGCGCCTTTTGGCAATTACGAAGTATCTGCCAGTGGTGGTACTGACAATGTGCATTACTTTATCTCCGGTAATTACCTGGATCAGGATGGTACCGTGATCAATTCTTCTTTCAAGAATTACGGTGCCAGAGCGAATGTGGAAGCAAACGTAGGCAAGCATGTAAAAGTAGGGCTGAACCTCGCGCCAAGCTATTCAGAAAACCATGCACCTGATGCAGAAGGTAAGGACAATCAGGTAATGAAAGCCCTGCAAATGGTACCGGTTGTAGAATCTACTGCTGGTAATATGACAGGCGCCGGTGGCCTTTCTACCTACACCTGGGCAAGTGCAAAACTGATCAGCCCTTATGCTTACCTGAAAAAAGTGACCAGTCTTGTAAAGACAACCCGTCTGCTGGGATCTATGTATGGCCAGTATGAAATCATCCCCGGTTTGGTACTGAAGTCTACCATCAACCTGGACCAGATGAATCTTACTACCAAAAGATATATTCCTGATGATGTGGTGGTAGGTGCTGCCACAGAACTGGTAACCAATCCGGGTAAGAATGCTTCTGGTTCCTACGGTGGTTACCTTAAACAAAACTTCATCAATGAAAATACCCTGACTTATTCCAAAACCATCGCAGGTAAACACAATATCTCTGCAGTATTGGGTGAATCATACAATAAGGTACACTACGAAACCTTTACCATTGCCACAGCAGGTGGCTTTGCCAACGATATTATACAAACACTGAACAATGCCATTCCCAATAGTTCAGGGGTGACGACTACCGGCTCTACTACCGAAACCAACAACGTGCTGTACTCATGGTTTGGCAGGGTACAATATGACTATGCAGGTAAATACCTGGTGACAGCCAGTTTGAGAAAAGATGCTTCTTCCCGTTTTGGTGCTGACAGCCGTTGGGGTACATTCCCTTCTGCCAGCATCGGATGGCGTTTGTCTGAAGAGCCTTTCCTGAAAAGCGTGAGCTTTATCAATGACCTGAAAGTGCGTGTAAGCTGGGGTAAATCTGGTAATAACAACATTGGTGATTATGGTTCTATTCCAACGCTCACCAGTGCCACTTACAGCTTTGGCGGTAACAGCGCTACAGCCGCTACCGGACAGGTCGTATCAGGTCTGGCAAATCCTAACCTGAAATGGGAAACTTCTTCTACCTGGAACGCAGGTATTGATGGTAGTTTCCTGCGCAGCCGTTTGAATGTGATCGTGGATGTATACAGAAAGAAAAATACGGATCTGCTGCTGAACCTTCCTGTAGTAGGTGCGAGTGGCTTTACAACCAGTCTGCAGAACATTGGCGCCGTGCAGAACCAGGGGCTTGAAATTGGTGTGAACAGTGTGAACGTTCGGCTGAAAAAATTTGAATGGTCTACCAATGCAAACATCGCATTCAACCAGAACAAAGTATTGGAACTGGGTGCTGATGGTGAACCAATTGAAATATCTTCTGCTTACAGTGGTAGTAATGCACCATACCTGTTGAAAAAAGGTTTACCACTGTTCAGCTATTATGTAACGAAAGTAAATGGTCTGCTCACACAGGCGGATATCGATAATTCCAGTGTAGCAAGGGTATCCAAAGAGAGAGTAGGAGATGCGAAGTATTATGATGCGAATGGCGATGGTGCTATCACTTCTGCTGACAGGGTGGTATATGGCCAGCCAAATCCTAAATATACTTGGGGACTCACCAATACATTCAAGTACAAAGATTTTGATCTGGGTGTAACGATCTATGGTCAGCATGGTGGTTCAATCCTTTCTTACCTGGGTAGGGCAATCGATTTTTCAGGTAGTACAACAGCGAATACTTTGGGTGTATGGAGAGACCGGTATACAGATGATAACCAAAACTTCAGCGCACCACGTGGTAAAGCAGCATCTACTTATACCGTACCTAACGTAACATCAGACTGGATCTACAGCACTGACTTCTGGCGTATTCAGAACATCACTTTAGGATATAACCTGAAACACATTCTCAGAACAAGTGCCATCAGCAGTGCGCGTATCACCGCTTCTTTACAGAACTGGTTTGGCCATGATAAATACAAAGGTGGTGCAAACCCTGAAGCACAGAATACCAATACCAGTGGTAATACCAGCTATTCACTGCCAGGAGATTATGGCGCAGTGCCTTTGAGCAAATCTGCGGTTATTGGTTTGAATGTCACCTTCTAA
- a CDS encoding RagB/SusD family nutrient uptake outer membrane protein encodes MRSGYMFLLGLLFASCSKQLDQTPVSSTTTTNFYSTQNDFVQAVNGVYSGLKNYPSMALWLGEMRSDNINAISDGNRDWQGINDMSPDITAVTFITNAWQNNYNAIYNANSTLAAFETKGSVVTDTTLRARLIAECHYLRAFYYFELVKLFGKVPLITTAMTSSEAATVPRTDVSQVYDTIIADLTYAGAHLPTSYTSSNVGRATSYAAKGLLGQVYLTRSGPDYGINGPGLNSGEYDKALALFNEIINSGAYSFLSSYSDIFSYTNENNAEVIFDVQFMSSSNGAGFPSYLVPVAYWTSLGLSNTYGNGYGASNFAVTSNLKTSYGDTDTRKTFNIATTYSAGPFIRKYINTAYKGTSGTDWPINFIVLRYTDVLMMKAECILHGASGSQADVDAIVNKVRERAGLSDLSNVTIEQLMEERRKEFLGEGLRWNDLVREGMAVTTMNAWIAADAVTNVETVVPAYVLYPVPSAEISASGGLYEQNTGY; translated from the coding sequence ATGAGATCAGGATATATGTTTCTATTGGGTCTGCTATTCGCTTCCTGCTCTAAGCAGCTGGATCAGACACCGGTATCCAGTACAACAACGACTAATTTTTATTCAACACAGAACGATTTTGTGCAGGCAGTGAATGGTGTGTATTCAGGGTTAAAGAACTATCCATCTATGGCCCTGTGGCTGGGTGAGATGCGTAGTGATAATATAAACGCTATCTCTGATGGTAACCGTGACTGGCAGGGAATCAATGATATGTCACCTGATATTACAGCGGTTACATTCATCACGAATGCCTGGCAGAATAATTACAATGCCATCTACAATGCAAACAGTACACTGGCTGCATTCGAAACAAAAGGCAGTGTAGTAACAGATACGACGCTGCGTGCACGACTGATTGCTGAGTGCCATTACCTGAGAGCATTCTACTACTTCGAACTGGTGAAGTTATTTGGCAAAGTACCTTTGATCACCACAGCCATGACTTCTTCAGAAGCGGCTACTGTACCCAGAACAGATGTATCACAGGTATACGATACTATTATCGCTGACCTGACTTATGCAGGGGCGCATCTACCTACCAGCTATACCAGTTCAAATGTGGGCAGAGCGACCTCCTATGCTGCCAAAGGTTTACTGGGACAGGTATATCTCACCCGTTCAGGTCCTGACTATGGTATCAACGGACCTGGTTTAAACAGTGGTGAATATGATAAGGCGCTGGCATTGTTCAATGAAATCATCAATAGTGGTGCTTATTCATTTTTGAGTAGCTACTCCGATATCTTCTCTTATACCAACGAGAATAATGCAGAAGTGATCTTTGATGTACAGTTTATGAGTAGCTCCAATGGCGCGGGTTTCCCAAGTTACCTCGTACCGGTTGCTTACTGGACCAGTTTAGGGTTGTCCAATACTTACGGGAATGGATATGGGGCCAGCAACTTTGCAGTGACCAGCAATCTCAAAACTTCTTATGGCGATACTGATACACGCAAAACCTTCAATATCGCAACGACCTATTCAGCAGGTCCGTTTATCAGGAAGTATATCAATACGGCTTACAAGGGAACCAGTGGTACAGACTGGCCTATTAACTTTATCGTATTGCGTTATACAGATGTGTTGATGATGAAGGCGGAATGTATCTTACATGGTGCTTCCGGCTCACAGGCAGATGTAGATGCAATTGTGAATAAGGTAAGAGAAAGAGCGGGGCTGAGTGACTTGTCAAATGTAACAATTGAGCAATTGATGGAAGAGCGCAGAAAAGAATTCTTAGGTGAAGGCCTGAGATGGAATGACCTGGTGCGTGAAGGTATGGCGGTGACTACGATGAATGCATGGATTGCGGCTGATGCGGTGACGAATGTAGAAACAGTAGTGCCGGCTTATGTGCTTTATCCTGTACCATCGGCGGAGATTTCTGCGAGTGGAGGATTGTATGAGCAAAACACAGGCTATTAA
- a CDS encoding FecR family protein, which yields MANIQITDELLSRYFAGEALPEEAMAIDDWKRSLSDNASLFQASWDAWHITGEHPYSLPDLQKVWQQTKPRTKIRVLPWVAVAATLLTAVSLLWLQLRKPATMEIAATQQTVTQTLPDGSVAKVAPGGNIHYINRTIQLKGSGEFDVKYDPSHPFIVKAGPVQVTVLGTTFHVAESDSLIMVKVSSGKVKMQKDNKAVVVTDGQMAYYKAGALVLENYHFTFDNNTLGSITERLSMAYNKKIVLQNPAMAALRLSSIFEDKTLDYMLEVITSTLNLKYTYRNADEILIEEEQ from the coding sequence ATGGCAAATATTCAAATCACCGACGAGCTCCTGTCCAGGTACTTCGCTGGGGAAGCCCTCCCTGAGGAAGCAATGGCGATTGACGATTGGAAGAGGAGCCTTTCGGACAACGCCAGCCTTTTCCAGGCCAGCTGGGATGCGTGGCACATAACCGGTGAACATCCCTACTCACTTCCAGATTTACAGAAGGTATGGCAGCAAACGAAGCCCCGCACCAAAATACGTGTACTTCCATGGGTGGCAGTAGCCGCAACTTTGCTGACTGCGGTTTCATTGCTATGGTTACAACTACGTAAACCTGCTACCATGGAGATCGCTGCTACCCAACAAACAGTAACGCAAACACTACCGGATGGCTCTGTGGCAAAGGTAGCTCCAGGTGGCAATATCCACTATATCAACCGTACTATTCAATTGAAAGGGAGTGGTGAATTTGATGTGAAGTATGACCCCTCACATCCATTTATAGTGAAAGCAGGTCCTGTGCAGGTGACGGTATTGGGCACCACCTTTCATGTAGCAGAAAGTGATTCACTGATCATGGTAAAGGTAAGTTCAGGCAAAGTAAAAATGCAAAAGGACAATAAAGCTGTAGTGGTTACGGACGGTCAGATGGCATATTACAAGGCCGGTGCTTTAGTGCTTGAAAACTATCATTTTACTTTCGACAACAACACACTGGGCAGTATTACCGAAAGGCTGTCTATGGCATATAATAAAAAAATTGTGCTGCAAAATCCTGCCATGGCAGCGTTAAGACTATCCAGCATATTTGAAGACAAAACCCTTGACTATATGCTGGAAGTGATCACCTCTACGCTAAATCTAAAATACACTTATCGTAACGCTGATGAAATCCTTATTGAAGAAGAACAGTAA
- a CDS encoding RNA polymerase sigma-70 factor, translating to MKEKLSDSHTIEQYFFEYFEDLHRYAYTLLKDNEEARDVVQQVFMHLWEKKETLSIKQSARAYLYTATHNHCLNRIKSLQTRQRHYKSFATGQEHATWNNEEQVSVRALKKEVLSAMESLPDKCREVFYKSRFEEKTYPEIAKELDISVKTVEAHMGKALHTLRTKLSDKTYFWLLISFRLLTEIQKFFH from the coding sequence GTGAAAGAAAAATTATCAGATAGCCATACAATTGAGCAATACTTCTTCGAGTATTTCGAGGATCTGCATCGGTATGCCTATACCTTGCTGAAGGATAATGAGGAAGCGAGAGACGTGGTACAACAGGTATTCATGCACCTATGGGAGAAAAAGGAAACGTTATCTATTAAGCAGTCAGCACGGGCTTACCTCTATACCGCTACGCACAATCACTGCCTGAACAGGATTAAAAGCCTTCAAACCCGGCAGCGGCATTATAAAAGCTTTGCCACCGGGCAGGAACATGCTACCTGGAACAATGAAGAGCAGGTATCCGTCCGGGCCCTTAAAAAAGAAGTTTTGTCAGCTATGGAATCATTGCCGGATAAGTGCAGGGAAGTATTCTATAAAAGCAGATTTGAGGAGAAAACTTACCCAGAGATCGCGAAAGAGCTTGATATCTCCGTTAAAACAGTTGAAGCTCACATGGGTAAGGCCCTCCATACTTTACGTACAAAATTATCAGACAAAACGTATTTCTGGCTATTGATCTCGTTTCGTTTATTGACTGAAATTCAAAAATTCTTCCACTGA